A region of Planktothrix tepida PCC 9214 DNA encodes the following proteins:
- a CDS encoding PAS domain-containing sensor histidine kinase gives MNVVPEYNNTLNHLSYERWRHHFLSVRLNLAFYIGICIYFSAILINFLQFILWNQPFLDQTLYLQIFASLGLLTCLKLLKTPWGNQHLGYLFLGLSISLELTKQIIQTVNGNVSPNLFGWVLTFVSQATLIPVRLILHLTSQSIILGYYFGINKLLGNKIIPDNYDSLMLILFLFWTCLICNLSVYLYENLQRTWFNSRQKLEQAYEQLAITEAKYRSIFENSLEGLFQSTPDGHFISANPALARIYGYSCPEDLIQNLSHIPDQIYVNPQRREEFVRLINEQGTVLGFESEVYRSDGSIIWISENARVIRDSVGKIIAYEGDVKDITQRKYSEAEIHKALHQEKELNQLKSRFVSMISHEFRTPLTTILASAEALEHYSHKWDEEKNLTYLRRIQTTVHHLTELLNEVLLIGQGEAHKIPFHPSLINLEYFCFTLIQEMQVGLDDQKHLYFIPPESDLRQSSTLPVLVYLDEKLLQHILYNLITNAIKYSPQGGNIELKLNYNVNQAILTLKDQGIGIPLEDQQHLFEPFHRAKNVGVIPGTGLGLTIVKKSVEIQGGVIHIESQINLGTTVTLIFPLSNQEYNP, from the coding sequence GTGAATGTAGTTCCTGAATATAATAATACACTCAACCATTTGTCTTATGAACGGTGGCGACATCATTTTTTGTCAGTGCGATTAAATCTGGCGTTTTATATCGGAATTTGTATTTATTTTAGCGCTATTTTAATTAATTTTTTGCAATTTATTCTTTGGAATCAACCCTTTTTAGATCAAACGTTATATTTACAAATATTTGCATCTTTAGGTCTACTAACTTGTTTGAAATTATTAAAAACACCTTGGGGAAATCAACATTTAGGTTATCTATTTTTAGGATTATCAATCTCCCTTGAATTAACAAAACAAATTATTCAAACGGTCAATGGAAATGTTAGCCCGAATTTATTTGGTTGGGTGTTAACCTTTGTCAGTCAAGCAACATTAATTCCCGTGCGATTAATCTTACATTTAACCTCCCAATCGATTATCTTAGGCTATTATTTCGGAATCAATAAATTACTGGGTAATAAAATTATTCCTGATAACTATGATTCCTTAATGTTAATATTATTTTTATTTTGGACTTGTTTAATTTGTAATTTGTCCGTTTACTTGTATGAAAACTTACAACGAACTTGGTTTAATTCGCGACAAAAATTAGAACAAGCTTATGAACAATTAGCTATAACAGAAGCAAAATATCGCAGCATTTTTGAAAATTCCTTAGAAGGGTTATTCCAATCTACTCCTGACGGACATTTTATTAGTGCTAATCCCGCACTCGCCAGGATTTATGGCTATTCGTGCCCGGAAGATTTAATCCAAAATCTTTCCCATATTCCTGATCAAATTTATGTTAATCCTCAACGGCGAGAAGAATTTGTACGTCTCATTAATGAACAAGGAACAGTTTTAGGGTTTGAATCTGAGGTTTACCGTTCTGATGGAAGTATTATTTGGATTTCGGAAAATGCTAGAGTCATTCGAGATTCAGTGGGAAAAATTATTGCTTATGAGGGAGACGTAAAAGATATTACTCAGCGCAAATATTCTGAAGCTGAAATTCACAAAGCCTTACATCAAGAAAAAGAATTAAATCAACTTAAATCTCGATTTGTCTCCATGATTTCCCATGAATTTCGTACTCCCTTAACAACCATTTTAGCATCCGCAGAAGCTTTAGAACATTATAGCCATAAATGGGATGAAGAGAAGAATTTAACTTATTTACGACGAATTCAAACAACGGTTCACCATTTGACAGAACTCTTAAATGAGGTATTATTAATTGGTCAAGGAGAAGCCCACAAAATACCCTTTCATCCCAGTTTAATTAATTTAGAATATTTTTGTTTTACTTTAATTCAAGAGATGCAGGTTGGCTTAGATGATCAAAAACATTTATATTTTATTCCTCCTGAATCCGACTTGCGGCAATCCTCAACTTTACCCGTTCTAGTGTATTTAGATGAAAAACTCTTACAACACATTTTATATAACTTAATTACCAATGCGATTAAATACTCTCCTCAAGGGGGAAACATCGAATTAAAATTAAATTATAATGTTAATCAAGCCATTTTAACACTAAAAGATCAAGGAATTGGGATTCCTCTAGAAGACCAGCAGCATTTATTTGAACCCTTTCATCGGGCAAAAAATGTCGGGGTAATTCCCGGTACAGGATTAGGGTTAACTATCGTTAAAAAATCCGTTGAAATTCAGGGAGGTGTGATTCATATTGAAAGTCAAATCAATTTGGGAACAACAGTAACTCTCATTTTTCCCTTATCAAATCAAGAGTATAACCCATGA
- the acsF gene encoding magnesium-protoporphyrin IX monomethyl ester (oxidative) cyclase produces the protein MVDSLKRPAFDEIRPGVKVPAKETILTPRFYTTDFEEMEKMDISVNEEELLAILEEFRVDYNRNHFVRDQEFEQSWDHIDGETRRLFIEFLERSCTAEFSGFLLYKELSRRLKDKSPVLAECFQLMSRDEARHAGFLNKAMSDFNLSLDLGFLTKSRQYTFFKPKFIFYATYLSEKIGYWRYITIYRHLEAHPENRIYPIFRFFENWCQDENRHGDFFDAVMQSQPQMLNDWKAKLWCRFFLLSVFATMYLNDLQRADFYAAIGLNARDYDIHVIEKTNETAGRVFPVMLDVNNPEFYNRLDICLKNNEQLTAIVNSDSPKFVQFFQKLPYYLSNGWQLLKLYLMKPIDVTASQGAVY, from the coding sequence ATGGTAGATTCCCTGAAAAGACCCGCTTTTGACGAAATCAGACCTGGGGTAAAAGTCCCAGCCAAAGAAACCATCCTCACTCCCCGTTTCTACACAACGGATTTTGAGGAAATGGAGAAAATGGACATCTCCGTCAATGAAGAGGAACTCTTAGCCATTCTCGAAGAGTTTCGGGTAGACTACAACCGCAATCACTTTGTCCGGGATCAAGAGTTTGAACAATCCTGGGATCATATTGATGGCGAAACTCGTCGTTTATTCATTGAATTTTTAGAGCGTTCCTGCACGGCTGAATTTTCAGGTTTCTTGCTCTATAAAGAACTCAGCCGTCGTCTCAAGGATAAAAGCCCTGTTTTAGCGGAGTGTTTTCAATTGATGTCGCGGGATGAAGCTCGTCATGCGGGTTTTCTGAATAAAGCGATGTCCGATTTCAATCTGTCCTTAGATTTAGGATTTCTGACCAAAAGCCGTCAGTACACTTTCTTTAAACCTAAATTCATCTTTTACGCCACCTATTTATCTGAAAAAATTGGTTACTGGCGCTATATCACCATTTATCGTCATTTAGAAGCCCATCCCGAAAACCGCATTTATCCGATTTTCCGCTTCTTTGAAAATTGGTGTCAGGATGAGAACCGTCACGGCGATTTCTTCGATGCGGTGATGCAATCTCAACCCCAAATGTTGAATGATTGGAAAGCGAAGCTTTGGTGTCGTTTCTTCCTGTTGTCAGTGTTTGCCACCATGTATTTAAACGATTTACAACGGGCGGATTTTTATGCTGCCATTGGTTTAAATGCACGGGATTATGATATTCACGTCATTGAAAAAACGAATGAAACCGCAGGTCGCGTTTTCCCGGTGATGTTGGATGTGAATAATCCTGAATTCTATAACCGATTAGATATCTGCCTCAAGAACAACGAACAGTTAACGGCGATTGTTAATTCTGATAGCCCTAAATTCGTTCAGTTCTTCCAAAAACTGCCCTACTATCTGTCTAACGGATGGCAGTTGCTCAAACTGTACTTAATGAAACCGATTGATGTTACCGCCTCTCAAGGTGCTGTTTATTAA